Proteins found in one Triticum aestivum cultivar Chinese Spring chromosome 4D, IWGSC CS RefSeq v2.1, whole genome shotgun sequence genomic segment:
- the LOC123096621 gene encoding uncharacterized abhydrolase domain-containing protein DDB_G0269086 — protein sequence MALSSSRPHHLLRRFHASARALSRVEPHEFSQPSDYLGSWAERAPATVAAGGGDTREAWARLERLRKGYAREVGELRRQYAYEAQLLEAERQRKAEARAEAARLANEERKAAKAAAAQTRAAERRAFELDFRQALMKERAQKLESWRNKEKLKAQKKAEHRELLRRQSSVWVAEDKMEKKILEAIMHTTPL from the exons atggcgctctcCTCCTCCAGGCCACACCACCTCCTCCGCCGCTTCCACGCTTCCGCGCGGGCTCTGTCGCGGGTGGAACCGCACGAGTTCTCGCAGCCCAGCGACTACCTCGGGAGCTGGGCGGAGCGCGCCCCCGCCACGGtcgccgcgggcggcggcgacacACGGGAGGCTTGGGCACGGCTGGAGCGCCTGCGCAAGGGGTACGCGCGCGAGGTTGGGGAGCTACGGCGTCAGTACGCCTACGAGGCGCAACTGCTGGAGGCCGAGCGGCAGCGCAAGGCGGAGGCACGTGCCGAGGCCGCCCGCCTCGCCAACGAGGAGCGCaaagccgccaaggctgccgccgcgcAGACCAGGGCGGCCGAGCGCCGCGCCTTCGAGCTCGATTTCCGCCAGGCCCTC ATGAAAGAAAGAGCTCAGAAGCTGGAGAGCTGGAGGAACAAGGAGAAGCTGAAAGCACAGAAGAAGGCGGAGCACAGGGAGCTCTTGCGCAGGCAGAGTTCTGTCTGGGTTGCTGAGGATAAAATGGAAAAGAAAATTCTTGAGGCTATCATGCATACCACCCCTCTCTGA